A single region of the Ictalurus punctatus breed USDA103 chromosome 26, Coco_2.0, whole genome shotgun sequence genome encodes:
- the tmed1b gene encoding transmembrane emp24 domain-containing protein 1b yields the protein MALTRRVLWTVFLALWASLISAFNPSQDSELTFLLPAGSSECFFQPTQKNGTLEVEYQVIAGAGMDVDFSIISPHGIHMVSEFRRSDGVHMVEPTEAGDYQICFDNSFSRFSEKMVFFEVILENAANDATAEEEWAGLGEPENLLEYKLEDIRESIESVHRHLERSRQMQTVLRAFEARDRNLLENNLWRVSFWSCTSLVVMLTVACTQVYTLRRLFDDKRQVRS from the exons ATGGCGTTGACACGGAGGGTCTTGTGGACGGTTTTTCTGGCGCTTTGGGCTTCTTTAATCTCCGCCTTTAACCCGAGTCAGGACAGCGAGCTGACCTTCCTCCTGCCCGCTGGATCCTCCGAGTGTTTCTTCCAGCCCACGCAGAAGAACGGAACCCTGGAGGTCGAGTACCAG gtGATTGCTGGAGCAGGTATGGACGTGGACTTCTCCATCATCTCACCACATGGCATCCACATGGTCTCAGAGTTTCGCCGCTCTGATGGAGTTCACAT GGTAGAGCCCACTGAAGCAGGAGACTACCAGATCTGCTTCGACAACAGCTTCAGCCGCTTCTCTGAAAAGATGGTGTTCTTTGAGGTCATTCTGGAGAACGCAGCCAATGATGCAACAGCTGAGGAagagtgggcggggcttgggGAGCCTGAGAACCTGCTGGAGTACAAGCTGGAGGACATCCGG GAGTCGATTGAGTCGGTGCACCGTCACCTGGAGCGAAGTCGGCAGATGCAGACAGTGCTGAGGGCATTCGAGGCTCGAGATCGTAACCTGCTGGAGAACAACCTGTGGCGAGTCTCGTTCTGGTCCTGTACCTCTTTGGTGGTTATGCTCACTGTCGCCTGCACTCAGGTGTACACGCTACGCCGCCTCTTTGACGACAAGAGGCAGGTCAGATCCTGA
- the LOC108258817 gene encoding tumor necrosis factor ligand superfamily member 6, protein MGEVFVVDSQATPNLVPPKQRNKGTYLLYILLGLALFGVIVEGVLIYRLHQRISTQIPPEAAQHFKQIGENNTRGDAYSNEILPPLPTQKTDSDTKPAAFLHYNHSVKSGVMQWNFQGFPTLMHNFNYSNGNLIIPKDGYYYIFSKVSFKTCSIFKHEVKLKSSRYSYQPISFMTDMRCNCVEPTKTQEKGTQFSSYVGGVLKLYKKDEVYVSVSNHSKLTGTPSENFFGGFMI, encoded by the exons ATGGGGGAGGTGTTTGTGGTGGACAGCCAGGCGACCCCGAACCTTGTGCCCCCTAAACAGCGGAATAAGGGCACTTACCTTCTGTACATTCTACTGGGCTTGGCGCTGTTCGGAGTGATTGTGGAAGGGGTACTCATCTACCGGCTGCACCAACGGATTTctacacag ATACCTCCAGAGGCTGCTCAGCATTTCAAGCAGATT GGAGAAAACAACACCAGGGGCGATGCct ATTCTAATGAAATCTTACCACCACTGCCAACCCAGAAGACTGACAGCGACACCAAACCAGCAGCATTTCTGCATTATAACCATT CCGTGAAGTCAGGCGTGATGCAGTGGAACTTCCAAGGCTTTCCTACACTTATGCACAATTTTAATTACAGCAACGGCAATCTGATCATCCCTAAAGATGGCTACTACTACATATTCTCCAAGGTGTCCTTCAAAACCTGCAGCATTTTCAAACATGAGGTCAAACTGAAGTCCTCACGTTACAGCTACCAACCCATCAGCTTCATGACGGACATGAg GTGCAACTGTGTGGAGCCGACAAAGACTCAGGAGAAGGGGACCCAGTTTAGCAGCTACGTGGGTGGAGTTTTGAAGCTGTATAAGAAGGATGAGGTGTACGTTTCAGTCAGTAATCATAGCAAATTGACAGGAACACCGAGTGAAAACTTCTTTGGTGGTTTCATGATCTAG